A stretch of the Papaver somniferum cultivar HN1 chromosome 6, ASM357369v1, whole genome shotgun sequence genome encodes the following:
- the LOC113288998 gene encoding RNA-binding protein 39-like, whose protein sequence is MDFDDAIEYLEKTVEISQAKEKDTVNNGGDDVVKSGGKDRKSSRHRSDENDDDLDSRSKRARSGDDTRDHDRRREKSSSRHRSSPDHRSSRDGDRSERDRHRSSREHRDRDRDKDRRAEDRNGKERESSRDRDTDKDHDKVKERDRESEKERDRSRRSTSERRRNDRDKEAERERDREKSREREREREKSRERERVRERERERERERESRRHKEKKEEVAEPEADPERDQRTVFAYQICLKADERDVYDFFSRAGKVRDVRLIMDRNSRRSKGVGYIEFYDSMSVPMAIALSGQPLLGQPIMVKPSEAEKNLVQSNVAVVGPGGSVGPYSGGARRLYVGNLHFNITEEQLRQVFEPFGAVELVQLPLDQETAQCKGFGFVQFARLEDARAAQSLNGQLDIAGRIIKVSAVSDQVGMQEFGVNAGDFDDDDGGGLTLNSRSRASLMSKLDRSGTTSSLVPVVNGASLALPATSVLGGGPAINPLVAAFGQASIPALPGLPGSTLPVTAVSVPPIDSVGVPSECLILKNMFDPTSETEPDFDLDIKDDVQDEVSKFGTVKHIFVDKDSAGHVYLRFETTTSAMSAQRALHGRWFAGKMITAAYMLPLNYEAKFPDSK, encoded by the exons ATGGACTTTGATGATGCAATTGAGTATTTAGAAAAAACTGTTGAAATCTCACAAGCCAAGGAGAAAGATACAGTAAATAATGGTGGTGATGATGTTGTGAAATCAGGGGGAAAAGATAGAAAGAGTTCTAGACACAGGAGTGATGAGAACGACGATGATTTAGATAGTCGGTCTAAACGTGCAAGATCTGGAGATGACACTCGGGACCATGATCGACGCAGAGAGAAGAGTTCATCACGCCATCGTTCGTCTCCTGATCACAGGTCGTCTAGAGATGGAGATAGGAGTGAAAGGGACAGGCATAGAAGCAGCAGAGAGCATAGGGACAGAGATAGAGACAAGGATAGACGTGCAGAGGATAGGAATGGCAAGGAAAGAGAAAGCAGCAGGGATAGAGACACAGATAAGGACCATGATAAGGTAAAAGAGCGCGACCGCGAAAGCGAGAAAGAGCGCGATCGGTCACGTCGCAGCACCTCTGAAAGACGGCGTAATGATCGTGATAAGGAGGCTGAACGGGAAAGGGACAGAGAGAAGAGCAGAGAAAGAGAACGGGAAAGAGAGAAGAGTAGAGAACGAGAAAGggtaagagaaagagaaagagaaagagagagggaACGGGAAAGCAG ACGCCACaaggagaaaaaggaagaagttgCGGAGCCTGAGGCAGATCCTGAAAGAGATCAGAGAACTGTGTTCGCTTATCAG ATTTGTTTGAAGGCAGATGAGAGAGATGTGTACGATTTCTTTTCAAGGGCGGGCAAG GTACGGGATGTCCGCCTCATAATGGACCGCAATTCAAGACGTTCAAAAGGTGTTGG GTATATAGAATTCTATGATTCAATGTCTGTCCCTATGGCTATAGCACTCTCTGGTCAGCCTCTACTTGGCCAACCGATAATGGTTAAACCATCGGAGGCTGAAAAGAACTTGGTTCAATCAAATGTAGCTGTAGTGGGACCAGGCGGTTCTGTTGGACCTTATTCGGGAGGAGCTCGGAGGCTATATGTTGGCAATTTGCACTTCAACATCACAGAAGAACAACTTCGCCAG GTGTTTGAACCATTTggtgctgtggagctggtgcaATTGCCTCTTGACCAGGAGACTGCGCAGTGCAAAGGGTTTGGTTTTGTCCAGTTTGCACGTCTTGAAGATGCTAGAGCTGCTCAGAGTTTGAATGGACAATTAGACATTGCAGGGAGGATCATCAAG GTATCAGCTGTGTCGGATCAAGTTGGGATGCAAGAATTTGGCGTTAATGCtggtgattttgatgatgatgatggtggaggCTTG ACTTTGAATTCCCGCTCTAGAGCCAGTCTCATGTCGAAGTTAGATCGAAGTGGCACCACATCAAG CCTTGTTCCTGTTGTAAATGGAGCTTCCCTTGCTCTACCAGCAACATCAGTTCTTGGTGGTGGACCTGCCATCAACCCACTAGTTGCTGCATTTGGACAAGCTTCTATACCTGCACTACCTGGTTTACCAGGTTCCACCCTTCCGGTTACTGCAGTATCTGTGCCTCCTATTGATTCTGTGGGTGTCCCAAGTGAATGCCTAATACTGAAGAATATGTTCGATCCGACATCTGAG ACTGAACCTGATTTTGATTTGGATATTAAAGATGACGTTCAAGATGAAGTTTCAAAGTTTGGGACAGTAAAACATATTTTTGTGGACAA GGACAGTGCTGGGCATGTATACTTGCGGTTTGAAACTACAACATCAGCCATGAGTGCGCAGCGTGCTCTTCATGGGAGATGGTTTGCTGGGAAGATGATAACTGCAGCATACATG TTACCCCTGAATTACGAGGCCAAGTTCCCCGATAGCAAATAA